One window from the genome of Methanobacterium formicicum encodes:
- a CDS encoding nitroreductase family protein encodes MEFHDIIKKRYSVRGYQSKEVEKEKLEKVLDAARLAPTAVNKQPFQLIIIETRGREEELKTIYPAEWFTEAPLVICACAVKSESWTRRDGRNYVEVDTAIAMDHLILQATELGLGTCWIAAFNVEAAREVLKVPDDVEPLLFTPLGYPDAEPRGMGRKKLDELVRDQHW; translated from the coding sequence ATGGAATTCCATGATATAATTAAAAAAAGATACAGTGTACGTGGTTACCAGTCAAAGGAAGTAGAAAAGGAAAAACTGGAAAAAGTACTGGACGCGGCACGACTGGCACCCACCGCTGTGAATAAACAGCCATTTCAGTTAATTATAATTGAAACCAGAGGTAGAGAAGAGGAACTTAAGACCATCTACCCGGCAGAATGGTTTACCGAAGCTCCCCTAGTTATCTGTGCCTGTGCAGTTAAATCAGAATCCTGGACCCGGCGGGACGGTCGTAACTACGTGGAAGTGGATACAGCCATTGCCATGGACCACCTGATCCTCCAGGCCACGGAACTGGGACTGGGCACCTGCTGGATAGCAGCTTTCAATGTGGAAGCTGCCAGAGAAGTGCTTAAAGTACCAGATGATGTGGAACCACTATTATTCACTCCACTGGGTTATCCTGATGCAGAACCAAGGGGCATGGGCCGGAAAAAACTGGATGAACTGGTGCGTGACCAGCACTGGTAA
- a CDS encoding NAD(P)H-dependent oxidoreductase, which produces MMNVLIVFAHPESESLNGSLKELAVDVLNDEGHQVQVSDLYTMNWKAVLDKDDFPERMNKELFNPIAEQLNAVEKDNIPLDIKREMDKVLWADVIIFQFPIWWSNFPAILKGWIDRVFYNGFAFNVGEMKLYNEGLLKGKKGMLSFTTGASRELYTDKGPHGDIEVLVKYFNHLLFEFVGMDALPYFAIFGPGEMSEEERENELDRFEEIIRNLP; this is translated from the coding sequence ATGATGAATGTATTGATAGTATTCGCGCATCCTGAGAGCGAATCACTGAACGGATCACTGAAGGAACTGGCAGTGGATGTGTTAAATGATGAAGGACACCAGGTGCAGGTGTCTGACCTTTACACCATGAATTGGAAGGCTGTCCTGGATAAAGATGATTTTCCAGAGAGGATGAACAAGGAACTCTTCAATCCCATAGCCGAACAGCTAAATGCAGTGGAAAAGGATAACATACCCCTGGATATTAAAAGAGAAATGGACAAGGTTCTTTGGGCCGATGTGATCATATTCCAATTCCCAATATGGTGGAGTAACTTCCCTGCCATTCTAAAAGGATGGATAGACCGTGTTTTCTACAATGGATTTGCATTCAACGTGGGGGAAATGAAATTATACAATGAAGGACTCTTAAAAGGCAAAAAAGGAATGTTATCATTTACCACCGGGGCCAGCAGGGAACTCTACACTGATAAAGGACCACACGGTGACATCGAAGTTCTGGTGAAATACTTCAACCATCTACTGTTTGAATTTGTGGGTATGGATGCCCTACCCTACTTCGCCATCTTTGGACCCGGGGAAATGTCCGAGGAAGAAAGGGAGAATGAGCTGGACAGATTTGAAGAGATCATTAGAAATCTTCCATAA
- a CDS encoding tautomerase family protein, with amino-acid sequence MPVITMEVGKLSNEQKKDLIKGFIEVVSEITGIDKKFIISYS; translated from the coding sequence ATGCCGGTAATAACCATGGAAGTGGGAAAGCTTTCCAACGAGCAGAAGAAAGATTTAATAAAAGGGTTTATAGAAGTTGTTTCTGAAATAACAGGCATAGATAAAAAATTCATAATAAGTTATTCGTGA
- a CDS encoding nitroreductase family protein, with the protein MINREFKEELCTKCGTCAFNCPMGLIQINDFPEIVEGSEVMCNQCGHCGAICPEGAIRLINLSTDGDKKSETVTESGEGLNISPEQMEFHMKFRRSIRNYSDRPVEREILEEIFDMVRYAPSAGNGQPVQWIVFNDPGKISQIAEASMEAMREISKTDSPLNDRIPLASFVEAWENGMGTILREAPCLVVAHAPEDNMMAVGDGMIALTHLDLALPSFGLGGCWAGLFNIVCNQHPPLKDMLGIPKGNNIIYPFMLGYPKYKYHRIPERNESNIIWK; encoded by the coding sequence ATGATAAATAGAGAATTTAAAGAGGAATTATGTACAAAATGCGGTACATGTGCTTTTAATTGTCCAATGGGGTTAATCCAGATAAATGATTTTCCAGAGATAGTGGAAGGATCAGAAGTTATGTGTAACCAATGCGGACATTGTGGGGCTATTTGTCCGGAAGGTGCAATAAGGCTAATTAATTTGTCAACTGATGGAGATAAGAAATCTGAAACAGTAACCGAATCAGGGGAGGGATTGAATATTTCTCCAGAACAAATGGAATTCCACATGAAATTCAGAAGGTCAATTCGTAATTATAGTGACCGACCGGTGGAAAGAGAGATCCTGGAAGAAATATTTGATATGGTTAGGTATGCACCATCGGCGGGCAATGGACAGCCGGTACAATGGATAGTTTTCAATGATCCAGGCAAAATTAGCCAAATAGCCGAAGCTTCTATGGAAGCCATGAGGGAAATTTCAAAAACTGACTCTCCCCTAAATGACAGGATACCTTTAGCCTCATTTGTTGAAGCCTGGGAGAACGGTATGGGCACCATTCTCAGAGAAGCACCATGTTTGGTGGTGGCCCATGCTCCTGAAGATAATATGATGGCAGTTGGCGATGGAATGATAGCATTAACCCACCTAGATCTGGCTCTACCCTCCTTTGGATTGGGTGGTTGTTGGGCTGGTCTTTTCAACATAGTATGCAACCAGCACCCTCCATTGAAGGACATGCTAGGAATACCGAAGGGAAACAACATAATTTATCCCTTCATGCTCGGATATCCAAAATATAAATACCACCGAATACCGGAGAGGAATGAATCTAATATTATTTGGAAATAA
- a CDS encoding nitroreductase family protein yields MVKLAVDSEKCVKCGTCSDICVAGIIEPGDVPHVSKENALVCMICGQCEAVCPQGALELVDPSLEGTMDNKIGDIGSSKQIGNYLRGRRSVRHYKNETVDRKVLEEVMDIVRYAPSAGNGQPVKWMIVHDPVKVKKVAGLTIDWIKNVISEAPPDQDFTGFNLLVEAWENGTDLVLRGAPHVVIAYAEQDENNPMSQFVSVDGVIALTHLDLALPSFGLGSCWAGGLFMALNQWPPLAEELELPEGHTFIGAMMVGYPQYQYHNIPKRNKAVVDWK; encoded by the coding sequence ATGGTAAAACTTGCTGTGGATTCTGAAAAATGTGTAAAATGTGGTACCTGTTCTGATATATGTGTAGCAGGAATCATAGAACCGGGGGATGTGCCCCATGTTTCCAAGGAGAATGCCTTAGTTTGTATGATATGTGGGCAATGTGAAGCAGTCTGTCCTCAAGGAGCATTGGAACTGGTAGACCCATCCTTAGAGGGAACAATGGATAATAAAATAGGGGATATAGGTTCCTCTAAGCAGATAGGTAATTATTTGCGCGGCAGACGATCAGTTCGGCACTATAAAAATGAAACGGTTGACCGGAAGGTCTTGGAAGAAGTTATGGACATAGTCCGCTACGCACCATCAGCCGGTAATGGTCAACCAGTAAAATGGATGATAGTCCACGATCCAGTTAAGGTAAAAAAAGTGGCTGGTCTGACCATTGATTGGATTAAGAATGTAATAAGTGAGGCTCCTCCAGACCAGGACTTCACTGGATTTAATCTTCTGGTTGAAGCCTGGGAAAATGGAACTGATTTAGTCTTAAGGGGCGCACCACACGTGGTTATTGCCTACGCTGAACAGGATGAGAACAATCCAATGTCTCAGTTTGTTAGTGTAGATGGGGTAATTGCTTTAACTCATCTTGATCTAGCACTACCCTCCTTTGGATTAGGTTCATGCTGGGCTGGGGGTCTGTTTATGGCCTTAAATCAATGGCCACCCCTGGCTGAAGAACTGGAATTACCAGAAGGACATACATTTATCGGTGCTATGATGGTGGGATATCCTCAATATCAATATCATAACATCCCTAAACGAAATAAGGCGGTAGTTGATTGGAAATGA
- a CDS encoding MarR family winged helix-turn-helix transcriptional regulator: MNDENQSQCPTMCSCLYFTSNKLNRILNKMAEEEFLKTGLSPSHALTLMNIDFQPGLSQKELSEIMNIKPSTTTRFIDKLETRGLVERKTKGKSSYLYPTPKGIDLQVEISQCWTNLYKRYTKVLGQEKGVELTEIIDKAATKLEENIHE; this comes from the coding sequence ATGAATGATGAAAACCAGAGCCAATGCCCTACGATGTGTAGTTGTCTCTACTTCACAAGTAATAAACTTAATAGAATTCTTAATAAAATGGCTGAGGAGGAATTCCTTAAAACCGGTCTTTCACCATCACACGCCCTAACCCTTATGAATATTGATTTTCAACCGGGTCTTTCCCAGAAAGAACTTTCAGAAATTATGAATATTAAACCTTCCACCACTACCCGTTTTATTGACAAATTAGAGACCAGAGGACTGGTAGAACGAAAAACTAAAGGTAAATCATCGTACCTCTATCCCACTCCGAAAGGAATTGATCTACAGGTTGAAATTAGCCAATGCTGGACCAACCTCTACAAACGTTATACTAAAGTTTTAGGCCAAGAAAAAGGTGTTGAATTAACTGAAATCATTGATAAAGCGGCAACTAAACTGGAAGAGAACATTCATGAGTAA